One window of the Glycocaulis alkaliphilus genome contains the following:
- the addA gene encoding double-strand break repair helicase AddA, giving the protein MSAPGFDPAVAASATTAQRAAADPRASVFVEANAGSGKTRVLVDRVARLLLEGVPPDRILCVTFTKAAAGEMQTRLFLKLGDWSVMADEKLRAELQKLTGEEAEPDAGRLAEARKLFARALETPGGLKVQTLHAFCDSLLRQFPLEAGLPPGFATQEDAQSARVRREAELRVYETARRDRGGALAMAIEAITVRAGPTGFEEIFKKAAHQRHRLSELFERAQGEGPLIAEAARMLGIDPDADEVRLKAGFIGGLDLDAVQRCADAIAASTAKHAEADADKLYAPLRLARAGEVDRAFDAYCGFMLTGTGTLRASLFVKSAGEACPELIGLFGPEGSERARMETVLRQLTAARLHALTSASLTLARAFIAEYQRLLTRERAVDFADLVVRASRLLGTAEMAAWVRYKLDGGLEHILVDEAQDTAPEQWDVIDALSAEFFAGEGRERTGALARTVFCVGDEKQSIYSFQNADPARFIAQGTKLAGLAEGAQLAFVKPELKTSFRSAPEVLEAVDMAFADIREGLETKFLSGAPETKLQDDREQTVEAAPAAGNHPFMAYRGHEAARRGTPGCVEIWPVTPRLPKGEDDSLDDEPDGPVDKARYNSPRNQLAEAVAQEIASIIERGDAVWEEKPDWHQRAATPGDIVILVRKRGGLFMEIIRQLKIRNVAVAGADRMVLPDQLVVQDMLSLARFALQPGDDLALAEVLKGPAFHPVGAEAPPIDDDVLFRLAHKRKGSLWEALQRSDDPALSDAKTALKAVRGRVDTLTPYAFFARFLSEACDTGESRAARVYARLREEARDPLEEFLSRALAHEREGAPSLALFIDAITRSDSELKRDPEGGRNEVRVMTVHAAKGLEAPIVFLPDTTSPAFGRHPLIEDHEESGLLWSENDSFAPDIITALREAWKKDQENESARLLYVAMTRARDRLIVCGHAHGNAKEPKPESWYGRLAAAWQGEGWRSAETAIDAIAAHYEWENPEQARRYGVDVHPALKKADEKDRRVADPIWLRTPAAPETIAARAIAPSRLLAGLEAGGEPAGLSPLAAGGRDRFVRGTLIHKLLQTLPDLPPAGRADAAARLLARHQELDEAERAAIAREALAVLADPQFAPLFGPGSRAEVSLSGTAPGLPPGVRVNGQVDRLLVTPDRVLVVDFKTNRPPPDKVDDVASAYLAQMAAYRALLRVLYPGRAVRCALVWTDAGRLMELPDAAMDAALELAAQPGALDRGGAAS; this is encoded by the coding sequence ATGAGTGCGCCCGGCTTTGATCCTGCCGTCGCGGCTTCCGCCACCACCGCGCAGCGTGCGGCGGCCGATCCGCGCGCCAGCGTGTTCGTGGAAGCCAATGCGGGCTCTGGCAAGACGCGCGTGCTGGTCGACCGGGTGGCGCGCCTGCTGCTGGAAGGCGTGCCGCCGGACCGCATCTTGTGCGTGACCTTCACCAAGGCGGCGGCGGGCGAGATGCAGACCCGGCTCTTCCTCAAGCTGGGCGATTGGTCTGTCATGGCCGACGAAAAGCTTCGCGCCGAACTGCAAAAGCTGACCGGCGAGGAGGCTGAGCCGGACGCGGGGCGTCTTGCCGAGGCGAGAAAGCTGTTTGCGCGCGCGTTGGAAACGCCGGGCGGTCTGAAAGTGCAGACCTTGCATGCGTTCTGCGACTCGCTGCTGCGCCAGTTTCCGCTGGAGGCCGGGCTGCCGCCGGGCTTTGCCACACAGGAAGACGCCCAGAGCGCGCGGGTGCGCCGCGAAGCAGAACTGCGCGTCTATGAGACCGCCCGGCGCGACCGGGGAGGCGCGCTTGCCATGGCCATCGAGGCCATCACCGTGCGCGCCGGACCCACTGGCTTTGAGGAGATATTCAAAAAGGCCGCACACCAGCGCCATCGCCTGTCGGAGCTGTTTGAACGGGCGCAGGGCGAAGGCCCGCTGATCGCCGAGGCTGCACGCATGCTGGGCATTGATCCGGATGCGGATGAAGTGCGCCTCAAGGCCGGTTTCATTGGAGGGCTGGATCTGGATGCCGTGCAAAGATGCGCTGATGCGATAGCGGCATCCACGGCCAAACATGCCGAAGCGGACGCGGACAAACTCTACGCGCCCTTGCGTCTTGCGCGGGCGGGGGAGGTGGACCGCGCCTTCGATGCCTATTGCGGTTTCATGCTGACGGGAACCGGCACGTTGCGCGCCTCGCTCTTTGTGAAGAGTGCGGGCGAGGCCTGCCCGGAGCTGATTGGTCTTTTCGGTCCGGAGGGCAGCGAACGGGCGCGCATGGAGACGGTGCTGCGCCAACTGACGGCTGCACGCCTGCACGCTCTGACATCGGCAAGCCTCACCCTCGCGCGGGCCTTTATAGCTGAGTATCAGCGCTTGCTGACGCGCGAACGCGCGGTGGATTTTGCCGATCTGGTGGTGCGGGCCTCGCGGCTGCTTGGCACCGCCGAGATGGCGGCCTGGGTACGCTACAAGCTCGATGGCGGGCTGGAGCATATCCTTGTGGACGAGGCGCAGGACACCGCGCCGGAACAATGGGATGTCATCGATGCTCTGTCGGCGGAGTTTTTTGCCGGAGAGGGCCGGGAACGGACGGGTGCGCTGGCCCGCACCGTGTTCTGCGTGGGCGATGAGAAGCAGTCCATCTATTCCTTCCAGAACGCTGATCCGGCCCGCTTCATCGCGCAAGGCACCAAGCTTGCCGGTCTAGCCGAAGGCGCGCAGCTGGCGTTTGTGAAGCCGGAACTGAAAACCTCCTTCCGCTCCGCGCCGGAAGTGCTGGAAGCGGTCGATATGGCCTTTGCCGATATTCGCGAAGGTCTGGAAACCAAATTCCTGTCCGGCGCGCCGGAAACCAAGCTGCAGGATGACCGCGAACAGACGGTGGAGGCCGCGCCAGCTGCCGGCAACCACCCTTTCATGGCTTATCGCGGGCACGAGGCGGCACGGCGCGGCACGCCGGGCTGCGTGGAGATATGGCCGGTCACGCCCAGACTGCCCAAGGGCGAGGATGACAGCCTGGACGACGAACCGGACGGCCCGGTCGACAAGGCCCGTTACAACTCCCCGCGCAACCAGCTCGCTGAAGCCGTGGCGCAGGAGATCGCCAGCATTATCGAGCGTGGTGATGCGGTGTGGGAGGAGAAGCCGGACTGGCACCAGCGGGCGGCAACGCCGGGCGATATCGTCATACTGGTGCGCAAGCGCGGCGGGCTGTTCATGGAGATCATCCGTCAGCTGAAAATCCGGAATGTGGCGGTGGCGGGCGCGGACCGTATGGTCCTGCCCGATCAGCTCGTCGTGCAGGACATGCTCTCACTGGCCCGCTTCGCCCTGCAGCCGGGCGATGACCTGGCGCTGGCCGAAGTGCTCAAAGGCCCGGCCTTCCATCCGGTAGGCGCAGAGGCGCCGCCGATTGACGACGATGTGCTGTTCCGCCTCGCCCATAAGCGAAAAGGCTCGCTCTGGGAGGCGCTCCAGCGCAGCGATGACCCTGCGCTCAGTGACGCGAAAACGGCGTTAAAGGCTGTGCGCGGGCGCGTCGATACGCTGACCCCTTATGCCTTCTTCGCGCGCTTCCTGAGCGAGGCCTGCGATACCGGCGAAAGCCGCGCAGCGCGCGTTTATGCCCGCCTGCGCGAGGAGGCGCGCGATCCGCTGGAGGAGTTCCTCTCCCGCGCGCTTGCCCATGAGCGCGAAGGCGCGCCTTCGCTTGCCCTCTTCATCGATGCCATTACCCGCTCCGATAGCGAGCTGAAGCGTGACCCCGAAGGCGGACGTAACGAGGTGCGCGTGATGACCGTGCATGCCGCCAAGGGGCTGGAAGCGCCCATCGTCTTCCTGCCCGATACGACCAGCCCGGCTTTTGGCCGTCATCCGCTGATCGAGGATCACGAGGAAAGCGGTTTGCTCTGGTCTGAGAATGACAGCTTTGCGCCTGACATCATCACCGCGCTACGCGAGGCCTGGAAGAAGGATCAGGAGAACGAATCCGCCCGCCTGCTCTATGTGGCGATGACGCGCGCGCGTGACCGTCTGATCGTCTGTGGCCATGCCCATGGAAACGCCAAAGAGCCAAAGCCGGAGAGCTGGTACGGCCGTCTCGCCGCCGCCTGGCAGGGCGAAGGCTGGCGCAGCGCAGAGACGGCGATTGACGCCATTGCGGCCCATTATGAATGGGAAAATCCCGAGCAGGCCCGGCGCTATGGCGTGGACGTCCACCCGGCCCTGAAGAAGGCGGACGAGAAGGACAGGCGTGTCGCCGATCCCATCTGGCTGCGCACGCCAGCCGCGCCGGAAACCATTGCCGCGCGCGCCATTGCCCCCTCACGCCTTCTGGCCGGGCTGGAGGCCGGGGGAGAGCCTGCTGGCCTTTCTCCACTTGCAGCAGGCGGACGGGACCGCTTCGTGCGCGGCACACTCATTCACAAGCTTTTGCAGACCTTGCCTGATCTGCCACCCGCCGGGCGCGCCGATGCAGCGGCCCGCCTGCTGGCACGTCATCAGGAGCTGGATGAGGCGGAGCGCGCCGCGATTGCACGCGAAGCGCTGGCGGTTCTGGCGGACCCCCAGTTTGCCCCCCTGTTCGGTCCTGGCTCGCGCGCCGAGGTGTCGCTGAGTGGCACTGCGCCGGGCCTGCCGCCGGGTGTGCGCGTCAACGGCCAGGTGGACCGGCTGCTGGTCACGCCGGACCGTGTCCTTGTCGTCGATTTCAAGACCAACCGCCCGCCGCCCGACAAGGTAGACGATGTGGCATCGGCGTATCTGGCGCAGATGGCAGCCTACCGGGCATTGTTGCGCGTGCTCTACCCGGGCCGGGCCGTGCGCTGCGCGCTGGTCTGGACGGACGCAGGCCGGCTTATGGAGCTGCCCGATGCAGCCATGGACGCGGCGCTGGAGCTGGCCGCGCAGCCCGGCGCGCTTGACCGTGGGGGAGCGGCTTCCTAG
- the addB gene encoding double-strand break repair protein AddB gives MSEPPGIFDTPSPRVFTLAPAADFLKSLARTLVAEFPDPEALAGVTVLLPTRRAGRALGEAFSAIQAENGISAAILPLIRPLGDVDADEPPFEPGELEHLALPAISAARRRFELASLILAREEAARREMTPDGALVLADALAGLLDELASEEITGLGALEDPAVRAALPADRQEAALFLDIVLEQWPLHLKALGLTDPAARRSTLLNALADRWQESPPPGPVIAAGSTGSIPASAHLLRVVAGLHRGAVVLPGFAGFMDEASWKAIDEGHPQRAMKALIGSIAIGRNDVKEWPLAPVRVAQETSSPDRHEARAQARARLITEALRPADETADWLKRIGVLSEAWGGDVVGLGIHGLSTIEARDPASEARAIALALRETLETPGRTAMVVTPDRALARRITTEMSRFGVELDDSAGEALSDTAPGAFLMRVLECAGDPGSALALAALWASPLFALGEKRPALMADIADMERQTLRGRRPGKSFADVMARVETGKTPRWLEIIARIEGALAPLLALEGDQPARSFAQALAQAAENLAASDTLGADRLWAGEAGDSAAGLMREFLDKAEALPPLSLRAFTRVFLETARGRRVRPRSGAHPRLALLGPLEARLLHADRVILAGLNEGVWPQKLGSDPFLSRPMRKSAGLPPPERRLGLAAHDFAELACLPDVILTRSTSADGAPTVASRWLWRLQTLTRGAMGKEEAEAALKPAYDYLALGARLDQPDAPTQIAEPMPRPPVAARPASLSVTAIEKWVRDPYYIYAQRILELDVLDPLDREPGHAERGTAWHSALEHWVKELGDRPKLPDDALERLVSLGETALLEAGFTESEMAVELARFAHGARWMVEAESRRRSEGSLPVAATIEERGTLSFPAGGRDFVLSGKPDRIDLKAGQYEVIDYKTGSMPGVDEVLAGFAPQMPLLGAIVRAGGFKDVPPKALGGFVYLNVKGTKKPGEERRIQSKEGLDADALADQALERLQRYAAKFADSGHPYESQPRSKWVNRYGDYDHLARRAEWSTAPDADNPDAEDRS, from the coding sequence ATGAGCGAGCCGCCCGGCATATTCGATACACCTTCCCCGCGTGTCTTCACGCTGGCGCCCGCGGCGGATTTCCTGAAAAGCCTCGCGCGCACGCTGGTGGCCGAATTCCCTGACCCCGAAGCGCTGGCGGGTGTCACCGTATTATTGCCGACGCGACGGGCGGGCCGGGCGCTTGGCGAGGCGTTCAGCGCCATACAGGCCGAAAATGGCATCAGCGCCGCCATATTGCCGCTGATCCGCCCGCTGGGCGATGTCGATGCGGATGAGCCGCCGTTTGAACCGGGCGAGCTTGAGCATCTGGCCCTGCCGGCAATCAGTGCTGCGCGCCGCCGCTTCGAGCTGGCCAGCCTGATCCTTGCCCGCGAGGAAGCGGCGCGCCGGGAGATGACGCCCGATGGCGCGCTGGTGCTGGCTGATGCGCTGGCGGGCCTGCTGGACGAGCTGGCATCAGAAGAAATTACCGGCCTTGGCGCGCTGGAGGATCCGGCGGTGCGTGCAGCCTTGCCCGCCGACCGGCAGGAGGCGGCGCTGTTTCTGGACATCGTGCTGGAGCAATGGCCGCTGCACCTCAAGGCACTCGGCCTGACGGACCCGGCTGCGCGGCGTTCGACGCTGCTGAATGCGCTGGCGGACCGGTGGCAGGAAAGCCCGCCGCCGGGGCCGGTCATCGCAGCTGGCTCCACAGGCTCCATCCCCGCATCGGCGCATCTCTTGCGCGTCGTAGCCGGCCTGCACCGCGGCGCGGTCGTGCTGCCCGGCTTTGCCGGTTTCATGGATGAGGCGAGCTGGAAGGCGATTGATGAAGGCCACCCGCAGCGGGCCATGAAGGCGCTGATCGGGAGTATCGCGATTGGCCGCAACGATGTGAAGGAATGGCCTCTGGCGCCGGTAAGGGTGGCACAGGAAACCTCCAGCCCGGACAGGCATGAGGCACGCGCGCAGGCGCGTGCGCGACTGATTACGGAGGCGCTGCGCCCTGCAGACGAGACAGCCGACTGGCTCAAGCGCATCGGCGTGCTGAGCGAGGCCTGGGGCGGTGATGTCGTCGGGCTGGGCATACATGGCCTTTCAACCATTGAAGCGCGCGATCCGGCCAGCGAGGCGCGCGCTATCGCATTGGCCTTGAGAGAGACGCTGGAGACGCCGGGCAGGACGGCCATGGTGGTGACGCCCGACCGGGCGCTCGCCCGGCGCATCACCACGGAAATGAGCCGCTTCGGCGTGGAGCTGGACGACAGCGCGGGCGAAGCCTTGAGCGATACCGCGCCGGGGGCCTTCCTGATGCGGGTTCTGGAGTGCGCGGGCGATCCCGGCTCTGCATTGGCGCTGGCGGCTCTGTGGGCTTCGCCGCTCTTCGCGCTGGGCGAGAAACGCCCCGCCCTGATGGCCGATATTGCGGACATGGAACGCCAGACCTTGCGGGGACGCAGGCCCGGCAAAAGCTTTGCCGATGTCATGGCGCGCGTGGAGACAGGCAAGACGCCACGCTGGCTGGAGATCATTGCCCGTATCGAAGGGGCGCTGGCACCCTTGCTGGCACTGGAGGGAGACCAGCCTGCCCGCTCGTTCGCGCAGGCACTGGCGCAAGCCGCAGAGAACCTTGCCGCTAGCGATACCCTCGGCGCAGACCGGCTATGGGCAGGCGAGGCAGGCGACAGCGCAGCCGGGCTGATGCGCGAATTTCTCGATAAGGCAGAGGCGCTGCCGCCGCTGTCCTTGCGGGCCTTTACGCGCGTGTTTCTGGAAACCGCGCGCGGGCGGCGGGTGCGGCCGCGTTCCGGCGCGCATCCGCGCCTCGCCCTTCTGGGGCCGCTGGAAGCGCGCCTTCTGCATGCTGACCGCGTGATCCTGGCGGGCCTCAATGAAGGCGTCTGGCCACAAAAGCTTGGCAGCGATCCGTTCCTCTCCCGGCCGATGAGGAAGTCGGCAGGCCTGCCGCCGCCCGAACGGCGCCTCGGCCTTGCTGCGCACGATTTTGCCGAGCTTGCCTGCCTGCCGGATGTCATCCTGACCCGCTCAACCAGCGCAGATGGCGCTCCCACGGTCGCCTCGCGCTGGCTGTGGCGGCTGCAGACGCTTACGCGCGGCGCGATGGGGAAGGAGGAGGCGGAAGCCGCCCTCAAACCGGCATATGATTATCTGGCGCTTGGCGCGCGTCTGGACCAGCCGGACGCGCCGACACAGATCGCCGAGCCAATGCCCCGCCCGCCCGTCGCCGCCCGGCCCGCCTCCCTGTCCGTCACGGCGATCGAGAAATGGGTGCGTGATCCGTATTACATCTATGCCCAGCGCATACTGGAACTGGATGTGCTCGATCCGCTGGACCGTGAACCCGGCCATGCCGAGCGCGGCACGGCCTGGCACAGCGCGCTGGAGCACTGGGTAAAGGAACTCGGTGACCGCCCCAAACTGCCTGATGACGCGCTTGAACGGCTTGTCTCGCTGGGCGAAACGGCCTTGCTGGAGGCAGGCTTTACCGAAAGCGAAATGGCCGTGGAGCTGGCTCGCTTTGCCCATGGCGCCCGCTGGATGGTGGAGGCGGAGTCCCGCCGCCGAAGCGAAGGCAGCTTGCCTGTGGCAGCCACTATCGAGGAGCGCGGCACACTTAGCTTTCCTGCAGGCGGACGCGATTTTGTCCTGTCTGGAAAGCCGGACCGTATCGATCTGAAGGCCGGGCAGTACGAGGTGATTGACTACAAGACGGGCAGCATGCCCGGCGTGGATGAAGTGCTGGCCGGCTTTGCGCCGCAAATGCCCTTGCTGGGCGCGATTGTGCGCGCAGGCGGCTTCAAGGATGTGCCGCCCAAGGCGCTGGGCGGGTTTGTCTATCTCAATGTGAAGGGCACGAAAAAGCCCGGCGAGGAACGGCGCATCCAGTCGAAGGAGGGGCTCGACGCCGATGCGCTGGCCGATCAGGCGCTGGAACGCCTGCAGCGCTATGCGGCGAAGTTCGCTGACTCCGGGCACCCTTATGAAAGCCAGCCCCGAAGCAAATGGGTCAATCGCTATGGCGATTACGATCATCTCGCCCGGCGGGCTGAATGGTCGACCGCCCCGGATGCCGACAATCCGGATGCGGAGGATAGGTCATGA
- a CDS encoding nucleotidyltransferase family protein — MRPSRAMVMAAGLGTRMRPLTDDRPKALVEVNGRALLDWTLDALARAGVSDAVVNIHHFAERMRAHLAAREGAPRIHVSDETDQLLETGGGLVKAAPLLGGDPVFVANIDAFWVDEKGAELARLADGFDAGTMDFRLLLARKGNLLGLEGPGDFAMDAQGRLQRFRDAPAGAEPLFYAGVQVMHPRVLEGWPCEPFSTNRIWDVALAQGRVTGQVMDAFWMHVGDPQTHREVENRLRSQA, encoded by the coding sequence GTGAGGCCGTCGCGCGCCATGGTCATGGCGGCAGGGCTGGGCACGCGCATGCGGCCCCTGACCGATGACCGGCCCAAGGCGCTGGTGGAGGTCAATGGCCGCGCCCTGCTGGACTGGACGCTCGATGCGCTGGCGCGGGCGGGTGTGTCCGATGCCGTGGTCAATATCCACCATTTCGCCGAGCGCATGCGCGCCCATCTGGCCGCCCGCGAAGGCGCGCCACGTATTCACGTTTCGGATGAGACAGACCAGTTGCTCGAAACCGGAGGCGGGCTGGTGAAGGCTGCGCCGCTGCTGGGTGGTGATCCGGTGTTTGTCGCCAATATCGATGCCTTCTGGGTCGATGAGAAGGGCGCAGAGCTGGCCCGGCTGGCAGACGGTTTTGACGCAGGCACGATGGATTTCCGCCTGCTGCTGGCACGCAAGGGCAATCTTCTCGGGCTCGAGGGACCAGGCGATTTCGCCATGGACGCGCAAGGCCGCCTGCAACGTTTCCGCGATGCGCCCGCCGGCGCCGAACCGCTCTTTTATGCAGGCGTGCAGGTGATGCATCCGCGCGTGCTGGAGGGCTGGCCGTGCGAGCCGTTCTCCACCAACCGGATTTGGGACGTGGCGCTGGCGCAGGGGCGTGTGACCGGGCAGGTCATGGACGCGTTCTGGATGCATGTCGGCGATCCGCAAACGCACCGCGAGGTCGAGAATCGGTTACGCTCGCAGGCATGA
- a CDS encoding aminoglycoside phosphotransferase family protein, with protein sequence MPVSVSEDVRAGERAAFLQGAGWGDAAVTAFPGDASTRRYFRASKGSERAILMDAPAAAETPLAPDNASPQERHALGYNAVARLAGNNVAAFAGIAQALIERGFSAPRILAANMEQGLLLIEDLGEGLYARAIPAGAHEGKLYASAVDTLAAIYRSSFAPVFEAQGQSWRVHDYDQTALLAETGLYLDWYLPRFAVRPSDDLRAEWEGVWQAAFASLEAHAPGLALRDYHAENLLWLPDREVEGRTGLLDFQDALFAHPAYDLVSLIEDARRDVSPDLAEPLKDRFFKAAKLNDRASFDAAYAVLGAQRNAKILGIFVRLAERDGKARYLDLIPRVKAHFDRDLAHPALRDVAALVRKAMPEGAR encoded by the coding sequence TTGCCCGTATCAGTGTCTGAGGATGTCCGCGCCGGTGAGCGCGCCGCGTTTCTGCAAGGAGCAGGCTGGGGCGATGCGGCTGTCACCGCGTTTCCGGGTGATGCGTCCACGCGGCGGTATTTCCGTGCCAGCAAGGGCAGTGAGCGCGCCATATTGATGGACGCACCCGCTGCTGCCGAAACACCTCTGGCACCGGATAATGCCAGCCCGCAAGAGCGCCATGCGCTCGGCTATAACGCTGTCGCCCGGCTGGCGGGCAATAATGTCGCGGCCTTTGCCGGTATTGCGCAGGCGCTTATCGAGCGCGGGTTTTCCGCGCCGCGTATTCTCGCCGCCAACATGGAGCAAGGCCTTCTGCTGATCGAGGATCTGGGCGAGGGGCTCTATGCGCGCGCCATTCCGGCAGGCGCTCATGAGGGAAAGCTTTATGCCAGCGCGGTCGATACGCTGGCGGCAATCTACCGCTCCAGCTTTGCGCCGGTTTTCGAGGCACAAGGCCAGTCATGGCGTGTGCATGATTATGACCAGACGGCACTGCTCGCCGAGACCGGGCTTTATCTCGACTGGTATCTGCCCCGCTTTGCGGTCCGGCCTTCCGATGATTTGCGCGCCGAATGGGAGGGCGTCTGGCAGGCGGCTTTTGCCAGCCTGGAGGCGCATGCGCCGGGGCTGGCACTGCGTGACTATCATGCCGAGAACCTGCTCTGGCTGCCCGATCGTGAGGTGGAGGGGCGTACCGGATTGCTGGACTTTCAGGACGCGCTCTTTGCCCACCCGGCCTATGATCTGGTTTCGTTGATCGAAGATGCGCGCCGCGACGTATCCCCCGATCTGGCAGAGCCTTTGAAGGACCGCTTCTTCAAGGCGGCAAAGCTTAATGACCGCGCGAGCTTTGACGCGGCCTATGCGGTGCTCGGCGCGCAGCGCAACGCGAAAATCCTGGGCATTTTCGTGCGTCTGGCAGAGCGCGACGGCAAGGCGCGCTATCTCGATCTCATCCCCCGCGTGAAAGCCCATTTCGACCGTGATCTCGCTCACCCTGCCTTGCGCGATGTGGCCGCGCTGGTTCGCAAGGCCATGCCGGAGGGTGCGCGGTGA
- the tsaE gene encoding tRNA (adenosine(37)-N6)-threonylcarbamoyltransferase complex ATPase subunit type 1 TsaE gives MKEKTIHLDSIEATTALGAVLAGLAVPGDVILLTGGLGAGKTTLARAFVGDIAGVEEVPSPTYTLVQAYVSRAGFDVLHADLYRVEDPSELIELGLEDAAANGVVIIEWPDRLDDALSENRLEITLDFDGVAGQEHRRIARLAAHGSWGERLARISV, from the coding sequence ATGAAAGAAAAGACGATTCATCTGGACAGTATCGAGGCGACCACTGCTCTTGGCGCGGTGCTGGCCGGGCTGGCCGTGCCGGGCGATGTCATCCTGCTGACCGGCGGGCTAGGCGCGGGCAAGACCACGCTGGCGCGTGCTTTTGTGGGTGATATTGCAGGCGTGGAGGAGGTACCAAGCCCGACCTACACGCTGGTGCAGGCTTATGTGTCGCGCGCCGGGTTTGATGTGCTCCATGCCGATCTCTACCGGGTGGAGGACCCGTCAGAGCTGATCGAGCTGGGCCTTGAGGATGCTGCTGCAAACGGTGTTGTCATCATCGAATGGCCGGACCGGCTGGATGACGCATTGAGCGAGAACCGGCTGGAAATCACACTGGATTTTGACGGCGTTGCCGGGCAAGAGCACAGGCGGATAGCGCGCCTCGCCGCGCATGGCAGCTGGGGGGAGCGCCTTGCCCGTATCAGTGTCTGA
- a CDS encoding NAD(P)/FAD-dependent oxidoreductase: protein MSTNAGTVIIGAGQAGLSCAAELRRRKYDGPVTLIGAEPHLPYQRPPLSKAYLSGEMPVERLWLKPEAFYPASDIACLTNIRVTAIDRETREAVLADGQRIGFEHCVIATGGEARIPPIPGANLPGVEVLRNLGEADHLSAALKSAQSLAVIGAGYIGLEVAASARKRGLAVTVLEAAERPMARTASPILGGWFGAIHRGYGVDLRVSTPVSSIIEKDGRAAGVLLANGETVQADCILLAAGLAINTGLAEAAGLECGDGILVDAACRTSDPSIFACGDVARFHSALYGRSIRLESVQNAIEQGKAVAAAITGAEVNYDPVPWFWSDQYALKLQIAGLIEGADSIVRRGDPEMGSFAVFHIKEGRIIACEAVNSAPEYMAAQKLIGSGKTVDPEALRNLDVAMRDLLA from the coding sequence ATGAGCACGAATGCTGGAACGGTAATTATCGGAGCGGGTCAGGCGGGCCTGTCCTGCGCGGCAGAACTGCGCCGGCGCAAGTATGACGGCCCGGTCACCCTGATCGGTGCCGAGCCGCACCTGCCGTATCAGCGCCCGCCTCTATCCAAAGCCTATCTGTCAGGCGAGATGCCGGTGGAGCGGCTGTGGCTGAAGCCTGAGGCCTTTTATCCGGCATCGGACATAGCCTGCCTGACCAATATCCGCGTCACAGCAATTGACCGCGAGACACGCGAAGCCGTGCTGGCTGATGGCCAGCGCATCGGGTTTGAGCATTGCGTCATCGCCACCGGCGGCGAGGCACGTATCCCGCCCATTCCCGGCGCGAACCTGCCCGGCGTTGAAGTGCTGCGCAATCTGGGCGAGGCCGACCATCTTTCCGCAGCGCTGAAAAGCGCACAATCGCTCGCCGTCATCGGCGCTGGCTATATCGGGCTGGAAGTGGCGGCATCGGCGCGCAAGCGCGGCCTGGCCGTGACCGTGCTGGAAGCGGCTGAACGGCCCATGGCCCGCACGGCAAGCCCCATTCTGGGCGGCTGGTTCGGCGCGATCCATCGCGGCTACGGCGTCGATCTGCGCGTCAGCACGCCGGTGTCGTCCATAATCGAGAAGGACGGCAGGGCTGCCGGGGTGTTGCTGGCCAATGGCGAAACGGTCCAAGCGGACTGCATCCTCCTTGCCGCAGGGCTCGCTATCAATACGGGTCTTGCCGAGGCGGCGGGGCTGGAGTGCGGCGACGGCATTCTGGTCGATGCGGCCTGCCGCACCAGTGATCCGTCGATTTTCGCCTGCGGCGATGTCGCCCGTTTCCACTCTGCGCTCTATGGCCGTTCGATCCGGCTGGAGTCGGTCCAGAACGCTATCGAGCAGGGCAAGGCCGTAGCCGCTGCCATTACTGGCGCGGAGGTGAACTATGATCCCGTGCCGTGGTTCTGGTCAGACCAGTACGCGCTCAAACTGCAGATTGCGGGCCTGATCGAAGGCGCAGACTCAATCGTCCGGCGGGGCGATCCTGAAATGGGCAGTTTTGCCGTCTTCCACATCAAGGAGGGCCGCATCATTGCGTGCGAGGCCGTCAATTCGGCACCCGAGTACATGGCAGCGCAAAAGCTGATTGGCAGTGGCAAGACGGTAGACCCGGAAGCGTTGCGCAATCTCGATGTGGCGATGCGCGATCTTCTCGCCTAA
- a CDS encoding 2Fe-2S iron-sulfur cluster-binding protein, whose protein sequence is MTKITFIEHDGTEHTVEAVNGLTVMETAIRNMVPGIDADCGGACACATCHVYVDPAWEDKTGERSSMEQSMLDFASDVEATSRLSCQIKVSDALDGLVVRLPEQQG, encoded by the coding sequence ATGACGAAAATCACCTTCATCGAGCATGACGGCACCGAGCATACTGTCGAAGCCGTCAACGGGCTGACCGTGATGGAAACCGCCATCCGCAACATGGTGCCCGGCATCGATGCCGATTGCGGCGGCGCGTGCGCGTGCGCGACCTGCCATGTCTATGTCGATCCGGCCTGGGAAGACAAAACCGGCGAGCGCTCCTCCATGGAGCAATCCATGCTGGACTTCGCCTCCGACGTGGAAGCGACCTCACGCCTCTCCTGCCAGATCAAGGTGAGCGACGCGCTGGACGGCCTCGTCGTGCGCCTGCCTGAACAGCAGGGTTAA